CCTCTATATTCTCTGTTCCAATTCCAGAACTAGGAAAAAGCGCCAGTGCTTTCGTACAGGTGAAAATACTTAGTCAAGTATATACCAATTGTCCATTTATCTTTTAAGTGTGCAGCATGGTACCTATACCTACCAATGGGTTGTTATTGAGATGTTCAATTGTAATTATCTCACAATTAAGTACCCTATGGTTCATCATGTCTATATATCCGCTTTTAATCATACTAGTACATACACTATAGTTCAATCACTTGCCCCCCATTATTATTTAGATGCGAGCCGTGACTATTTTTGAAGGTAGCACCCTCATGCGCACTGGAAACTGGAGCCTACCGGAAACAGTCTCAATTTTTATCACCCCTCCCCCTGGCGACGTCTCCATCAATAGAGATAATATTGTCTTCACTGCTGTATTTTTTGGAAGCCAACTAAGACTAACCGTTAGCTTGGAGGTCGAGTGGACGAGTCCCAATGTAACCTTGAGTAGTATCCAGCGGAAGAAGCGACAATCTGATGCCATGGAAACAATGTTTAGATTAGCTCTCGGAACTGAGCCGATCGAAATGTTTGGAGAAATACCAGTGGACACTGCTACGCAGACATTCGATGTAAGTGGAACCGAATTATTGCATGGCCTAAAACCTCTAGTTTACTTGGCATACCCACTCTAACCTAATTTCTGCTATTATGGTCATAGATTCTGATTGTACTAGCTGTTAGCCTATAGCTAGTTTGAGCATCACTACGTATTTAAGGGCTTAGGTGATTTTTTGACTGAGTTGTTATGGTCTAATCAACTTCTGTCATGCACCTAATATTGTAGGGGAGCAGTGTCAGTGGTATGGTGGATGCTAACCTGTTCTTTGATAATGAAGAAGATCCTACGAACTCAACACTGTATCTACAGGTAAGTTTAAAGATACCTGCATGCAgaagtaccataattatagcgattataattataactaaaagTAGATACAGTGAATCTACTGAACAAGGGTATGATTAACAGCTTCAGTTTTGACCTCTTTCAATCATCGTTTTTTCATATCATTGCCtgtgttgtgtataattattactggaaAATAAATCTCATAATCATTTCGGACAGTCTTTTATCAAATTTTCCATTGTAAAAGCAAAGTATTCGACCCTTAACCTATTATCCACAACATCATCTCCTTCTCTGTACCGGTATCCTGCAGATTCAGACCCAGACTCCCCTGTCCATGGATGGTGGTGCCTGGAGTGACCCAATCGCTATCAACGTGTCCAATGTCAACTTCGTACAACGTGCGTAGCACTATAATCATAGTACCTCTTGTGAAAAAATAATGTGTGATTATATTCTTTTGTGTGCTACCATAAATAATTCCAGTAGCTCAAAGTAGCACTTTAATTGATTCCTCAAGCTATTGTTTTTCACATTTAAGAGACAGTTAAACTTCATTCTATGCTTTTAATTCAAGTGGCCTAGGTCTGAATGATACTAATGAAATTAAATTTGGCGTTAACTCTACAGCTGGCTTGTCTGTGGGTGCAGTGGTTGCAATCGCTGTTGCAATTCCATTCGTATTGATCCTAGTGTTACTGTTAGTGCTGATACTGGTTCCCGTGGGATTGATCATCAGGAGAAAGAAGAGATACCAATATGTTGTGAGTGTCAcataacaacataattattaacaacaGGAGATGAAGAATTGTTTGCATGTATGGATCAAAATATACATCAAAGCTAGCTTCGGGAGCTAAAAATCTCACTCCctttatatacacatacaattaATGCTAATTTGACCTAAGCTCTATGCCATGCTGTTATTGAAGCTACGAAGAAGAGTTAACCAATTCCCTCATTTTGTCTTTTCTCGAATGCAGACTGAAGATTTTACTGACAACAACATGATGAATCTGGCCAATGAGCAGAAAATGACTTCATTCTTTGCCGGGGAGATAGAGGGAAAAGAACCACTACTGGATGAGTGGGAGGTGAGCATATGAAAACTGCCTGGGTATAGACTGCTCAATTTGCTACTTTTTCTCGTACACGTAACAGTGAGATTATTAAACAAACGCTTATACTACACTCACAATTCAATTTCTGTGTGAAATGCGGCCCTTTACACACTGTGTATGCAAGTAACTTCGGTTAGCATAAATTACaacttctacatgtatacatgtagttcctCAATTGACATAGTGACCCACATCATCTTTGCTATAGATTGACACTGGTGAGGTTATAGTGGAAGATCATCTCGGAGAGGGAGCCTTTGGTTTGGTGTTCAAGGGAGTTGTTCGTGGACCACTCAGAAACTCTAAACTCAGTCCAAAACTCAAGCAATCTATTGCCATTCCTGTAGCCATCAAGTTGCTCAAAGGTGAGCTGAACCACTGTATATAATACTGAACTACGACGGCAcaacgtatgtacatgtgtacgtgaTTGCATAGAATAGTCTCGTTTTTGCTGATATAGTTTATATGACCAGTTTGTGAGCTAACTTTGAATATTGGAGCGTCTAGGTTATGAGTATACATACTAAAATGTGAGTGTTTTCACCTAAATTAACCCATACACCATTATCATTTAACCGCTGAATAATTTTCGACATGTACATCGATcatttcactataattataattatagtttatttTTCATGCAGACACTGCTTCACGTAAAGAGAGGAAGGACTTTCTTGATGAGATTGAGACAATGAAGAAGATATCAGACGGTTTCAATCCTCATGTAGTGAACATGGTTGGCTGTGTGACCCTACAGGAGCCGCTGTGCCTCATTACTGAGTTCGTACCTCACGGAGATCTCCTGGACTACCTCAGGAACCAACGAAAGAAGGTGAGTAGGAGTTACTTTTTGCTACGTAGGTTTTTCAGACCCTGCTATTGCATCTAAATTAATGAGGAGACTGGTTAATTTTtgatcaatataattatgcatgcctACATACTTTAGGCTGCTTCCAAGAGGAGAAGTGATTATATTCTGCGTCAGGAACTCGAAAACCAAAAGAAAGCTTACGATGAACTCAGACGCAAAGTGGAGATACTCCAATCAGGCCAGGAGGATGACCCCTCTCGCTCAACCGGGGGCAGTGGCTATGCCGAGATCGTGCAGCTGAGGGATATGGAGCAACTGGGGGAGCTTTCGAAAAACCAAATGATGGAAAGTCAGGGAGTGGAAGGAATAAGAAATCAGGTACGTATTAATTTTGCCTTTATAGCCATTAAAATGTCATAACTTGTGCGCAGTGAATCTATATCTCTCTAGTATCCTGATTGAGTGTCTTCTTTACATGAACAAAATATATTAAAAATGGCTGAAATGCTATTTTCTTTGGCCATTAGTATTTTCTCATGAGTGGTATTGAGCATTATGTTATTTTCATGCAGGTCATACAAGAAGAGGAGGCTGGTCTGCATACTATTGTGGAGGAGAACACTTTTGCCGATAACGACTCTGACGGGATGCCTTCTTCTCCTGCCCCTTACCTGGTGAGTGTTTCCACAAATCATTGCATGCCTACACACATTACAGAAAACAAACTGGAATCCACTTTAACCATTATTTATCGGATAGAGTCTTCTTCTCAgtattataatgtataattatgcctcgaggcgtagccgcacgagggatacggtaaagctgactgtgtgtgtgtctgtctgtctgtctgtctgtctgtctgtctgtctgtctgtctgtgtgtgtattccagctataactgctcaacggttgcaatgcgacgaaaactaacagcttctataggcttctagccacgttctcttggattttgattcgtggattagcaaactaaagcttctttctcgagttatggctagtttgactcacattgaaggctgttgcagtctcttcagaatctttcatagcatcatctgtccgcacaaactttctattcaacatatgagttagccttgcactaaagcgctagctttttgttagctacaatactcagaaaatatctgttaaaacagctagctagcagtagccatttgtgaaattgatctctttggacacaccctttaattattcctgtggatgtaatgcgcatgcgcgctcattccccatgatatccaagatccagatccagattctcctggcagaatcatctttgtcttgagggcctggtaagccacaaaacactaccatataacaatatagataacaatatgcatgtacacaggtcttttcttcttagatattatatacactgaactacagatcctggaagaatcaattttcttctttcttgaggtcctggtaagccacataatacaataaataacaacaatagatgcatgtaaataagtcttttcttctcagtgactttatatagataagctaactttaatataaaattcattatagataacactctaatacttttgagcgaaagcaaaaacatggcgagaggcattagcacagcgccagcttgaacactagttatatcAGTAAATTGCCTACAAATATTTGGCTTACAAATATTTACGGCACAAATGTATGTGTGCAAAAAACATATTGTATTAGAACGTTAGTGGTCCTTCTGTACACTATACCCTCCCTACATCTTCCCTTCATCCTCACCTCAGGAAGCCAGCAATGAGTACTCTCACCTTGACCCCCCCCAGAAGGGAGTGGAGGCAACCAACGAGAAACAGGATGAGGAGGAAGACCCGTACATGGAACTAGGGGAGCTGGAGGCTAACGACCTCATGCAGTTTGCCTACCAGATCGCCACTGGAATGGTGAGAGATAGTTGAGTTAAAACGGCTGGGCTTCCATATGTATATGTCGTCACCACTTAAGTTATGGGTAAAATCAAACTCCTTGTCAGGTTCCGTTGCATGCATAGCATACCTTAACACGCAACTGTAATGAATGTGccctagctgcatgcatgcatgcatgcatggtatattaCATGTGAATCTTCAACTCACAATTTAACGTACGAGCACAGTGGAAAATGTTTCGGGATTCTTATCAATTCCTTTCTCTcgatatacacatgcaggaatATCTTGCCAGTCTAAACATAGTGCATCGCGACCTGGCCTGTCGTAACATCCTGGTTGGTGAGGACAAGAATCTTAAGATCACTGACTTTGGTCTCTCCCGAGAGGTAGAGGAAGTGTACGTGAAGAAGACACGAGGTCGCCTGCCCCTCAAGTGGATGGCTCTTGAATCTATCAATGAAAGAGAGTTCTCCACCTCCTCTGATGTGTGGTCCTTTGGAGTGGTCCTTTGGGAGATTGGAACACTGGGTAAGTACAGTTTATTTCCTTGCCAATTTGCCAGCATCTATATATCTAGCGTGTCAGTGGAACaacctgcatgtataccaaCGTTAGCACGTACGTATATAGTGGCACACTGTATGTCTTTGATATTTGGGCATAAATCCAAACTCTTTTAGCGTTTTTATACTGTGGTCGCAATGTACAAAAGTGTTTGCCTTATCTAAAGACAACAcgatcaaaattaatgtctacATGATTAATGCCTATATAGTACCACTCTTATTTGAAAGCACCGCCAAATGCATATAAGTTGAGCTTGTATTCACTAAATGCACTGACTCATTACTGTAGGTGGCTTCCCCTACCCAACCATCAGCAACACTGATCTCCTCATGATGCTAAAGCAAGGCTATCGTCTCGAAAAGCCAGACAACTGCGCCCCTCAAGTGTGAGTTATATACAAGTAACGTAACGCATGAAGTAGTGCAACTGCCACctataaaatgaaagcaccgcaggtgctgatgcctcggtgaagatgccaaagctacataacataaagctactaataattttgctgcatgcaaaaactcacagaatgggtaatgatcgaccattattattgttaaaaacgatctatgccaaaagttcaagtctaaaattaatggctgcattagcagagccttgcagctctcttctcactcttgcagctaccaatagctagcgttttagtgcagagctaactactaagtagagtagcaacactcggtaaacaagtttggctacgtgctcttctgaaaaaactgcaatggcattccaagtaagcaaaactaggtataactcgagaacaaagcattattttgcaaatccacgaattaaaatccaagtaaacatgactagaagcctatagaaactcttacttgcacttgattcatccttgagcagctgtagcagtctacacagacagacagacagacagacacacaaacacactaccgtatacctcacttgcgcatgcgcaccgaggcataataatcgATGTGGCTATAGAACATGCTAGAACATACATCAATAGATTATGCTATACCATTGAATTGTGTACACTGCAATCACTTTTTGTTTGTACAAGTAGCAATATCATaaacaactataattatgtgcaattcTCGTATCCTATAGATATTACTATTAGGAACTCTCTGCACATACAGGTATGAAGTGATGCTTGAGTGCTGGAACGAGCATCCTATCGATCGTCCCACCTTCACAAAATTGCGCAGCAAGTTCAGCGATATGCTCCTAGCAACCACAAGTGATACGTACATGATCCTCGAAGTTGATGACCAGAAGGTCTACTACACGGTGGCAGATGATGATGAAAAAAGAGAAAGAAGTGATAGCAGCAGTTCTTCAGATAGTGACTCGAGTATCAAGAAATCGAAAAGCAAGGAGATTAAAAAGCCAGTGTGGTCAAAGCCAGTCAATCCTTATGTTGATACACCTGCCAGTCGATTGGAGCCAATTACTGAGTACGCTCAGGACGATGATAATGTGGTGACCGTCGAACAACACGATACTTCTTCTTCGGACGAGGACGAATATGACAGAAGGGGAATTGAGAGTGCATATGTGGATCAACCTGCAATGCGTTCCGTTCCAAATATGTCAGATTCTAATTCCAATGAACCTCAAAATGGGCATGTTTTAAGTTCCGAGGATGGTGATCGCCATATGAGTACCGGAGTCCCGATTTCTCTGCTCACTGACAATAAACCCACCCAGCACACGCCGGTCACACACCACAGCAAGTCAAACCCCTACGTTGATTCCCCAGGCACTGGACAGCTGTTGCCTGACCCGCCGAAATACGAGAATGAGATTGTTATCGATTCTTCTCGAATGAAACCTCTGAGTGAGGAGTTGGGCCTAATGGATGGTGGGGACACTGGTACCGTACTATAAACTAATTTGGATTCAAAAACTGATGAACTATAAGTCAAACTTTACTCATTTTAAACAAATTTTGTATTGATATCTTACTGCTGCGCTATGTAATAAAACATTTAGAAGTTTACTTTCACTGTATCCCTATTGCATCTATAATATATTATCTTGGTTAGTCTAATCTGGTGAGAAAGCAATATCGTGCATacagtaaacacataattGCATTCTGCTATGTAGATTTAGTGGGAATGGATTAATACACAACTCAAGAGAGAGAGCACCGTCTGATTATATAGACTACATCTCTATAGTTACGTATCTCTAACAAAAGTCACAGTTATTAaattctacataattatgcatgtgtgtatatgtatgaTGTGATTGAATAAAGGCAACCACTATATAAAGTACATTAAAATAACAGTTTATATAGAATCTACATACTGATGGCTCCATAACAATCTCAAAGTAACAAATACTCATTACATGCATAAATAGGTGGCAGTGATGATTGTGTGCAACTCTCAGTATCTGCTTTTCTTAATTCGTATACAACATTAACTTGACTtcgctcataattattgcaaggaAATATGAAAGGAAACCAATCATATGGAGTATCA
The Halichondria panicea chromosome 14, odHalPani1.1, whole genome shotgun sequence DNA segment above includes these coding regions:
- the LOC135347794 gene encoding uncharacterized protein LOC135347794, producing MKLYLLCVAVLVLQFCWCQGGSMDYDMDDIFTTQSPTTPCMGSSESGSGSGLSLTTDCMTGSTTTEDVPGTMEPEECVPPSLPGLPSLTREDAVWRAQCYAGCASIYLGEAGFSQPTLQTLGYPGYPLWSLVTKSYILSEDITNDCLEGGAADLNGCNADCFRLSNAYRQILDCERGCLQNFNDPQDPITCGSSCRSDCRQNEQNGCGGTKGCFSDVVQPCGLRCNLGDCQAGCTYAANFFESSYREEAVPVEPPTITILPGSSMIYYIDLNNTTLPVTNERLGYSTLIIKVENLSDNSSSYYVLDEGFQFNLGSFSNQKVNISYAVVATNTEVSPFSRPTELTVGEAVLTEFPGQLQTFQYEVLEDPETFRYFMVQLTWSLPCNAEYIEGYRISLSGFSVFCGSFQADVLSGTPEFPENSTSFTIRNTETFDPDNIIAPISACSYTARIVVLPDGPDSGEPASININSGIYRQPTMADFSLNCSSRVNPQTGRSYDLTVELVFCPAFTQIFQDQAIENFQIASVVYNKNNPPTPLPGGIIFLNLGRVNGSLQQFHTFFESAPLPSDQQYRISADLRYQRGLPRDLSNDVIFATCFLPDVGPVSPGNVTLVNSTIVGLPSESFGTGQRNIFTQIRVVWSPPESLGSGVTSYQVRVEREPIEIDDMSVSNDKVADNGQLSLQEEYSFSDVPAGIITLYVQVRASNDPARVVGLWSVPVELNVTVFNPPSPGTMKENDYNITTFSYSIDHQSMNQLSVMMEVEFISPIIEFGVVNQYQFYGGPVELEAQDNSPSRVTSFTPKVSDSRQPQTEPSIFSVPIPELGKSASAFVQMRAVTIFEGSTLMRTGNWSLPETVSIFITPPPGDVSINRDNIVFTAVFFGSQLRLTVSLEVEWTSPNVTLSSIQRKKRQSDAMETMFRLALGTEPIEMFGEIPVDTATQTFDGSSVSGMVDANLFFDNEEDPTNSTLYLQIQTQTPLSMDGGAWSDPIAINVSNVNFVQPGLSVGAVVAIAVAIPFVLILVLLLVLILVPVGLIIRRKKRYQYVTEDFTDNNMMNLANEQKMTSFFAGEIEGKEPLLDEWEIDTGEVIVEDHLGEGAFGLVFKGVVRGPLRNSKLSPKLKQSIAIPVAIKLLKDTASRKERKDFLDEIETMKKISDGFNPHVVNMVGCVTLQEPLCLITEFVPHGDLLDYLRNQRKKAASKRRSDYILRQELENQKKAYDELRRKVEILQSGQEDDPSRSTGGSGYAEIVQLRDMEQLGELSKNQMMESQGVEGIRNQVIQEEEAGLHTIVEENTFADNDSDGMPSSPAPYLEASNEYSHLDPPQKGVEATNEKQDEEEDPYMELGELEANDLMQFAYQIATGMEYLASLNIVHRDLACRNILVGEDKNLKITDFGLSREVEEVYVKKTRGRLPLKWMALESINEREFSTSSDVWSFGVVLWEIGTLGGFPYPTISNTDLLMMLKQGYRLEKPDNCAPQVYEVMLECWNEHPIDRPTFTKLRSKFSDMLLATTSDTYMILEVDDQKVYYTVADDDEKRERSDSSSSSDSDSSIKKSKSKEIKKPVWSKPVNPYVDTPASRLEPITEYAQDDDNVVTVEQHDTSSSDEDEYDRRGIESAYVDQPAMRSVPNMSDSNSNEPQNGHVLSSEDGDRHMSTGVPISLLTDNKPTQHTPVTHHSKSNPYVDSPGTGQLLPDPPKYENEIVIDSSRMKPLSEELGLMDGGDTGTVL